One segment of Stomatobaculum sp. F0698 DNA contains the following:
- a CDS encoding nitroreductase family protein gives MIEAIKARRSIRHFLPTPLSKEQLEEIVRAGMAAPSAKNLQPWHFVVTEGEAKERVCAAMEAGIERERHAPMLPDTRHYLDGAFETLRVMREAAAVILITSPIARPLSATMTLDQRVTEICTAQSVGAAIENMCLQATTLGIGSLWICDSFFAQAELREEAGGDSELYALLALGFAAEEPAARPRRALSESSEWRTE, from the coding sequence ATGATTGAGGCAATCAAGGCGCGGCGCAGCATACGGCATTTTTTGCCGACGCCGCTTTCGAAAGAGCAGTTGGAAGAAATTGTAAGGGCAGGCATGGCGGCGCCGTCCGCGAAGAACTTGCAGCCCTGGCACTTTGTCGTGACCGAGGGAGAAGCAAAGGAGAGGGTCTGCGCGGCCATGGAGGCGGGTATCGAGCGGGAGCGGCATGCCCCCATGTTGCCGGACACGCGCCATTATCTGGACGGGGCATTTGAGACCCTGCGGGTGATGCGGGAGGCGGCAGCAGTAATCCTGATTACATCGCCGATTGCGCGGCCGCTATCCGCGACCATGACGCTAGACCAGCGGGTCACGGAAATCTGCACGGCGCAGTCGGTCGGCGCGGCCATCGAGAACATGTGCCTGCAGGCGACGACGCTTGGCATCGGCAGTCTCTGGATTTGCGACAGTTTCTTTGCGCAGGCGGAGTTAAGAGAGGAGGCGGGCGGAGACAGCGAGCTCTACGCGCTGTTGGCGCTCGGCTTTGCGGCGGAAGAACCGGCCGCCCGGCCGCGGCGCGCCCTTTCGGAGAGTTCAGAGTGGAGAACGGAATAA
- a CDS encoding cyclase family protein, protein MRVIDLTHTIKEDMPVYPGTETPTLTPVSVYEKDGFRESLLRMTTHTGTHMDPPAHLFPGRTTLDEFPASQFIGKALVIDCSSLKEGEEITLAHITRYGVKAEKADFLLFYLGWDKRWGSERYFGDYPCLNEEALDFVIRGAYKGIGFDVIGLDPIADAGLPRHKKLFREKDIVNIENLKNLGLCGEELFSFSCFPLKLEHGDGSPVRAVAWFEEET, encoded by the coding sequence ATGAGAGTCATTGATTTAACCCATACCATCAAAGAGGATATGCCGGTTTATCCCGGCACGGAGACGCCGACTCTCACACCGGTGAGCGTATATGAAAAGGATGGCTTTCGGGAGAGTCTTTTAAGGATGACTACGCACACAGGTACGCACATGGATCCGCCGGCACATCTCTTTCCGGGGCGCACCACGCTGGACGAATTTCCGGCATCGCAGTTTATCGGCAAGGCGCTTGTGATTGATTGCAGCAGCCTGAAGGAAGGGGAAGAGATTACGCTTGCCCACATCACCCGCTACGGGGTGAAGGCTGAGAAGGCGGACTTTCTTCTCTTTTATCTCGGCTGGGACAAGCGCTGGGGGAGCGAGCGCTATTTCGGCGACTACCCCTGCCTCAATGAAGAGGCACTCGACTTTGTAATTCGGGGCGCGTATAAGGGCATCGGTTTTGATGTGATTGGCCTCGACCCGATTGCGGATGCCGGACTGCCGCGGCATAAGAAGCTGTTCCGCGAGAAGGATATCGTGAACATCGAGAATCTCAAGAATCTGGGGCTCTGCGGCGAAGAGCTCTTTTCCTTCAGCTGTTTTCCGCTGAAATTGGAACATGGTGACGGTTCGCCGGTGCGAGCGGTCGCTTGGTTTGAGGAGGAAACTTGA
- a CDS encoding CAP domain-containing protein, with protein MKKRVFLAAAVALGTMLMATPVFAGNNGWNRDNRGWWYQFSNGSYARSSWVSVNNSWYFMDASGYMQTGWLNDGSGWYYLDTNNGNMCVGWVNVNGNWYYMNPANGGRMLANSYTPDGYYVDGNGVYRPGVGTAQSGGQDNSQSSGQNSTQLSEAQFEDQVIELVNQERAKQGISPVKKDAGLTNTADVRAAELEVLFSHDRPDGSDCFTAYPRGFGYKGENIAAGQRNPEEVMDSWMHSSGHRANILNPNYDSIGVGYSNLNGRANWVQNFGKKNSGWN; from the coding sequence ATGAAGAAGAGGGTTTTCCTTGCGGCTGCGGTGGCACTTGGCACCATGCTCATGGCTACGCCGGTTTTTGCCGGCAACAACGGTTGGAATCGTGACAACCGCGGCTGGTGGTATCAGTTTTCGAACGGTTCGTACGCGCGCTCTTCCTGGGTGTCGGTCAACAATTCCTGGTACTTCATGGATGCTTCCGGTTACATGCAGACCGGTTGGCTGAATGACGGAAGCGGTTGGTATTATCTGGACACCAACAACGGAAACATGTGCGTGGGTTGGGTCAATGTGAACGGGAACTGGTATTACATGAATCCCGCGAACGGCGGCCGCATGCTCGCAAACAGCTATACGCCGGACGGTTATTATGTGGACGGAAACGGAGTGTACCGGCCGGGCGTCGGCACCGCGCAGTCCGGCGGACAGGACAACAGTCAGAGCAGCGGACAGAACAGCACGCAGCTTTCCGAGGCGCAGTTTGAGGATCAGGTAATCGAGCTTGTGAATCAGGAGAGAGCAAAGCAGGGGATTTCGCCGGTTAAAAAGGACGCCGGGCTCACAAATACGGCGGATGTGCGTGCGGCGGAACTCGAAGTTTTGTTCTCGCATGACAGACCCGACGGCTCGGACTGCTTTACGGCGTATCCGAGAGGATTCGGCTATAAGGGTGAGAACATTGCCGCAGGCCAGAGAAATCCGGAAGAGGTAATGGATTCCTGGATGCATTCCAGCGGACACAGAGCCAATATTTTGAATCCGAATTATGACTCCATCGGTGTGGGGTATTCGAATCTGAACGGAAGGGCGAATTGGGTCCAGAACTTCGGCAAAAAGAACAGCGGTTGGAATTAA
- a CDS encoding nucleoside phosphorylase: protein MIERHEIPLFEYDATSPEVIPPAHEFGDCRFPKKCLFAFLGDTIHRYAEAKHAEKRCEFRTVSATYPIYVFEENGEEICLAQAPVGAPPASSMLDALIASGCRSILALGSCGVLEKLPENAFLVPTRALRDEGSSYHYLPASRYIELDSEVLTTIESVLKTEGLPFVPCTSWTTDAFYRETKDMVAYRRSEGCLCVEMECAALAACARLRGAAFGQLLFTADSLACIHDYDARNFGRDAHEDALLLGLRILREM, encoded by the coding sequence ATGATAGAACGACACGAAATCCCGCTCTTTGAATACGATGCGACTTCTCCCGAAGTGATTCCCCCCGCTCATGAATTCGGCGACTGCCGCTTTCCGAAAAAGTGCCTCTTTGCCTTCCTCGGCGATACCATCCACCGCTACGCCGAGGCAAAGCATGCGGAAAAACGCTGCGAATTTCGCACCGTCTCCGCCACCTACCCCATCTATGTATTTGAGGAGAACGGCGAAGAAATCTGCCTTGCGCAGGCGCCGGTCGGTGCACCGCCCGCAAGTTCCATGCTGGATGCGCTGATTGCGAGCGGCTGCCGCAGCATCCTGGCGCTCGGCTCCTGCGGCGTACTGGAAAAGCTCCCGGAAAATGCTTTTCTGGTGCCGACCCGCGCGCTTCGCGACGAGGGCAGTTCCTACCACTATCTGCCCGCTTCCCGCTATATCGAACTTGACAGCGAAGTCCTTACGACCATAGAAAGCGTACTGAAGACAGAAGGCCTCCCCTTTGTCCCCTGCACCAGCTGGACCACAGATGCCTTTTACCGCGAGACCAAGGATATGGTCGCATACCGCCGAAGCGAGGGCTGTCTCTGCGTCGAGATGGAGTGTGCGGCGCTTGCCGCCTGTGCCCGCCTTCGCGGCGCTGCCTTCGGACAGCTGCTCTTTACCGCCGACTCTCTCGCCTGCATCCATGACTACGATGCCCGAAACTTCGGGCGGGATGCGCACGAAGACGCCCTCTTACTCGGGCTGCGCATCTTGCGGGAGATGTAA
- a CDS encoding MGMT family protein, whose amino-acid sequence MSETAALNDDFAYAVLSAVAEIPEGCVATYGQLARLIGYPKNARLVARVLSHAEYYGDYPCHRVVNATGRLAPGWAAQATLLQAEGVALIDATHVSLKLYRWKA is encoded by the coding sequence ATGTCCGAGACCGCCGCACTGAACGATGACTTTGCCTATGCCGTGCTCTCCGCCGTCGCGGAAATTCCGGAAGGATGCGTCGCGACCTACGGACAGCTTGCCCGCCTGATCGGGTATCCAAAAAACGCGCGCCTCGTGGCGCGCGTTCTCTCGCATGCGGAATATTACGGCGACTATCCCTGCCACCGCGTGGTGAATGCAACAGGCCGCCTGGCCCCCGGCTGGGCAGCGCAGGCCACGCTCTTACAGGCAGAAGGCGTTGCGCTAATCGACGCAACACATGTGTCCCTTAAGCTCTATCGGTGGAAGGCCTAA
- a CDS encoding cysteine hydrolase family protein gives MRKILVVIDMQRDFIDGALGTAEARAIVPAVIEKIKGYAPEDVFATRDTHGEDYLNTQEGHYLPVKHCIRGTDGWELDAEIAALIPKDHIFNKGTFGSTELAAAVKELAARESVELELIGLCTDICVVSNALLLKASLPEVKISVDPACCAGVTPEKHAAALETLRSCQVQCG, from the coding sequence ATGCGGAAAATCTTAGTGGTCATTGACATGCAGCGCGACTTTATTGACGGCGCACTCGGAACGGCGGAGGCGCGCGCCATTGTCCCTGCGGTTATCGAGAAAATCAAGGGCTATGCGCCGGAGGATGTCTTTGCGACGCGGGATACGCACGGCGAGGACTATCTGAACACGCAGGAGGGGCATTACCTTCCGGTGAAGCACTGCATTCGCGGAACGGACGGCTGGGAGCTGGATGCGGAGATTGCGGCACTGATTCCGAAAGACCATATCTTTAACAAGGGTACTTTTGGCTCGACGGAACTCGCGGCGGCTGTGAAAGAGCTCGCGGCGCGGGAGAGTGTGGAACTTGAGCTCATCGGCCTCTGCACGGATATCTGTGTGGTTTCGAACGCGCTGCTCTTAAAGGCGTCGCTTCCGGAGGTGAAGATTTCCGTGGATCCCGCCTGCTGCGCCGGTGTGACGCCGGAAAAACATGCGGCGGCGCTGGAGACGCTGCGCTCTTGTCAGGTTCAGTGCGGCTGA